The Chiloscyllium plagiosum isolate BGI_BamShark_2017 chromosome 19, ASM401019v2, whole genome shotgun sequence genome contains the following window.
gatgccttacatttatctgaattaaactccatctgccactccttagcccattggctcaaATGATCacaatccctttgtaatcttagataatcttcttcactatccactataccacaactttggtgtcatctgcaaacttactaaccatgcctcctgtgGTGATTGGAACATGGGCCAGGTAGATCTCTTTAACCATAAGATCTCTGATTGAGATTGTTAACtttggccaatcagggagccctggctgacagatataaacaggagatcccccccccccatcactcCACACGCAGGGGCTGGGAGGGGCCTGGTGCCGTTGGTCGCCATACTGCGATCGGCTGGAGTTTCGGCGCTGCGGGGTGCCTGTGGCTAAGTTATCAGAATGAATGACAAACCTATCTGGGAGCAGATTGGAAGTGGCTTTGTTAATCATTACTATCAAGTTTTTGATGCAGACCGGGGCCAACTAGGATCATTATATATTGATGCATCATGTCTAAGTTGGGAAGGACAGCAGTTCCAAGGTAAAACTGCTATTGTGGACAAACTACTTGCCCTTCCGTTTCGAAAAATACAACACAGCATAACTGCACAAGACCACCAACCCACCCCAGATAGCTGCATCCTGAATATGGTAGTGTGCCAACTTCAGGCTGATGAAGACCCAGTCATGGGACTTCACCAGATATTTCTACTGAAAAATATCAACGATTCTTGGATCTGCACCAATGATGTCTTCAGGCTAGCACTGCATAACTATGGCTGAGACTTCTGCCTCAAGCAGATCCCTACATCCACTCTTTTAATCTGCTATTAATCACAATAACTAGATTCCAAATATCATACACAAGTGTGTACACAAAGTAAAATCTGCAACCTGTGTAGTATTGAATCAGTTTGCTTGAATTTAGCTATTTGTGCATGATGTTTGGAATGATGTTACTTTAGCTGACATGGGCAAGACAGTACTCCAGTGTGTGTTGTACCAGCATGCCTTAGAAGATAAGTCATCTTACACTTTTTTTCTGATGTGTACTGGTAAGTTGCTATAGCAATCCAAAGAATTGAAATAAATAAGAGCAACTGACTGTCTAACTTTTGATCTGTTATGAGTCATAACTTTTGTTGACTCATGATACAATAAACCATGtacttttcttaaaaataataaacaggagattcaacatgggtgctggggataaaataagcactacctgTAGTtgggcagtagtgtgggggttaaatataaaaaaaaagaaaaaaggaagaaaaaataaaaaaacaaaaaaaaacagcagattcaacatgggtgctggggaaaaaataagcattacctGCAGTTGGGCAGTAGTGTGGgggcaattaaaaaaaataaacaggggattcagagtctcctcacaCTAGGGACTAaatctgagctggctggtcagaatcaatgtactgtgcacatgtaaataaagtgtgacttggtgacaggataccagtttctgtgcagttatttcacctcttaaattctcatccaactcatttatataaatgacaaacaacagtggacaaAGCATCGAGCTAGAAAATATGGAAAGAATACTGGAAGTCTTTTGGAGGAAATGGGTTGGAAGGGTATGTGGGAAGATGCAATAAAAAATGGAAATTCATATCCACTCAAATATTAATATTTAGCAGAGCGTTAAATGCAAAGAAGCAAGGATTATAAAATTCAGGGAATGAGAGTGAAATAGGATCAGATGACATGAACGTGCAGATGCCAAAAGGTTACCGAGCTTGTTGAATCTCTGCAGAAAAAAATCATGATTAATTGATGGAAAACTTGGCTTTTAAAAGCCTGAAAACTGAGTGAGCAATGAGTAATTGTGTGGTTAAAGAAGAGTATGAGAGCTAAGAGCTTAAGCAGAAATGTGTTTAGAGTGAAAAGTAAAGATGCAGAGAGGGCTCAGAAAGTTGTCATTCAAGATATGGAAAACTTGGGAACAAAATTACTTCTATTTCAGTGAAATTTAATTCATTTTATAAGCGAGCCTTATGATCCATCAATTTTCAAGCAATCTTAAAGATTCTGGTACATACCAAATAATTCAAGGTGACCACTGCAAGGCCCTTATTTAAAGGTTAATGCATGTAATTAGTCAGTAACATCAAGTTTGATCTGCAAAATTCTGAAGGGGCCACCTATGTACCTGTGTGTACCTGAGCTGCTTCACTGTATTAAACTGTATGACAAAAGCAGGTATGGTTTAATTTGTCAACTCTGTTGGTGGTCCATGCTGTAAAACATTGACTTCCAAGAACATTTGTCAACTCTACCAGAGAGATTTGAGAAAATGGAAATTAGCGTGGACTGCCAAAATTGTTGACTGCAGGGTCCAATGGTCATAATTTCAATTTTGTCTCTAAGTTTGGGTGAAAATTACATTAATGCTGGTTAATGAGATACATGTTGCATACAAATCCATTTCTATATTCAAATGTAAAAACATTGATAGACCTGTTCAACACTCTCAGGTGCAACCAACAAAGAAACCAACCAAAAACTGGAtatagctttgctcgctgagctggaaggttcattttcagatgctttgtcaccatactaggtagcatcttcagtgaccTCTGGATGAAGCTTCATCTGgaggtcactgaagatgttacctagtatggtgatgaaacgtctgaaaatgaaccttccagctcagcgagcaaacctacatccagaatctcaacctgagcttcaaatcttctcaaaactaacCAACCAAAATCAATAGTATCTCCAAATTTAAATGCAACAAAAACATGTATTTATATAGCGTTACAAATATGGCCCGCATTGGTTTTGGATTTCTGGCACAAGTGCTGTCTTGGCGGCTGACAACTCCAAATTGCACAAGCGTTTGGTGTTCCTTTGAATGTTCAGAGCATGACAGGCTGGACCTAATTTTCTTATTTCTTCTCAAAGCAGTTATGTTGTGGAGACTGGGACAAAAAGGAGACCGCAGGACCAGAGAGGGCACCATAgtttagattagggtggtgctggaaaagcacagcaggtcaggcagcatctgaggagcagtaaaaagcagtaaaatcgatgtttcaggcaaaagcccttcatcaggaatacaggcagagagcctgaagggtggagagataaatgagaggagggtgggggtggggagaaagtagcatagagtaggaaatgacctgggagttgcagtgggagagggacttcCTGTGATTCTTGTAGAGAAAGGAGGAAAGCTTCTTCAAGGCACGCATAGGGCAGGCCACAGGACCAATTAGCTGATCAGCGGCAATCAAAGCAGAAGGTTGCTACTTTCAGGTTGTTGATGAATTAGGAGAAAGGTTGCAGTGAAAGAGACTTCACACAGGTGTAATGTCTACTGCTGAGATGATGATTGCAACTTGCTGGTGATTCAGAAAGAAATCACAGGAGCTATTTGATAGCTCTATAGTATAAGGACTCAGAAGTCCTGAGGAGCGAGGAAGGCGGTGGATGGTTGCTGATTTTGTGCTGAAGAATGTTATAACTCAGAAGAAGCCTTGGGGAGCTGTTGATAATTCAGTGCAACTGAGATTGGTGATGAAGGAAGCCCACAGCAGTACTTGTTTGGTGCAGCTGAGAAACACTGGAGCTTGAGAAACCCAAGAGCAGTGCCTGCTCAGTGAAGTTAGTTGTCTGTGAAAGAGCAGACATGTGTGTGCTGGAATAGCTTTGTATCTTCTAAGTTCAATTGTGTGAGGCCACACAGCACACTCCAAGGTGAAGTATGGCTTCTACTAACCCATTTTTATACATGTATTCTAATCTACCTGTTGAGCGATGTTATTACATAACCctggagctggtggaatttgaaaccaggccagctggctcagaggtaaggacattaccactgcaccacaacagcctcCCATTTTTATATACTTATCCCAGCTATTGATGTAAATGAACACTTTCCTTAACCTTGTGCAGAGCTCTGATATCAAATATGGAGGCATCCGCTGTGACATTTGTTTTCCCATGATTTGAAATGCTGATTAGAACCACTGCACATCTAAAAATATGTGGCTCAGTGACTAGTCATGATTAGGAGGTGCAGGTGATGGACTAgagtgtacaaagttcaaaatcacacaacaccaggttacagtccaacaggtttatttggaagcactagccttcagagtgctgctacttcatcagctggttgtggagtatatgatggtaagagacagaatttatagctaaagtttacagtgtgatgcaattgaaattatatattcaataaataaattctgtgtcttacgatcttatactccacaaccacttgatgaaggagcagcactccgaaagctagtgcttccaaataaacctgttggactataacctggtgttgtctgatttttaactcagtgacTAGTGTTTACCTCTGCATCAAAATACAATGGATATAACTCAATTAGGCAGAGATAAAACCTTAGGAAGAACACCACACCAGACCCCAGTAGAACTGTTGCTTTCTTGGAGCTGTTATTTTTGGATGAGGAGATGTTGGCTTGGTAGCGTTAtgactagactattaattcagagactctACTAATGTTCTAGGAAcccatgttcaaatcctgccttagcagatagtggaatttgaattcaataaagattctGGAATAAAGGgtcttaatgatgaccatgaaactgatgTCAATGATTGGAAAGACCCATCAGAATCACTAAGTTTAATGaacttcaaggaaggaaatctgtcatctttaccaggtcagagacagaaacactgcaaatgctggaatccaaaacatagcaagccaggcaacatcaagaggtggagaagtcgacattttaggtgtaacccttcttcaggacttgagataagtgtggggggagctgcagataaaaggggtggtgggggcagggtggtgaagtggggatgggtgaagacaggtggagggtGCAACCTGTGGACCTGGCTGCGAAGCTCGGTGAGTTGTTCGGTCTCCTCGATATAGAGAAGACCATACGAAGAGCACCtgaaggttggaggagaggcaggtgaacctctgtctcacctggaaggactgtttggggctctGTATGGAGGTGAAGGGgtagtccttacctggtctggccgacatgtgactctagacaaacagcaatgtagttgcctctcaactgccctctggtttAGCTaaagatgcccacatcccgtgagtaaataaaaaaaagatattaaACCAAAATCTTATCTGCTCTGTCAAGTAAATGTAAAAGTTTCCATGATGCTGTTTCTAAGAAGGGCAGGGGAGTTTtgctgggccaatatttactACACAATCAACGTTACAAAACAATATTATCTtgtcattatcacactgctgtttaGAGGAGCTTGCTGAGTGCAAATGGATTGTGATATTTTCTAGGATTGATGAATGATTATCTTTTGAAAgtgtttcattggctgtaaagtttGTTGGACCATTCTGAGGTAGTAAaagtcactatataaatgcaaatgctTCTCTCCTCTGCTTTCAAGAATATTACAACACCAAATTGCCTGTCAAGATGTATTGATGCATGGGTGAGCGAGAAACATTGACCAACTCTTAATTACAGTTAAGTTATAGCTTGACCACAATCCTATTAGTGTCAAAGCAGTTGCAATGATAGGCGTTCAacccgaaacattagctctgtttctctctccaaaggtgCACTTTGATCTGCTGCATATTTCTATCATTATCagtttttatttgaaatgttCTCCGGCAATTCCTTGCCAAGGTCTTTCCCTCTCCGTTTGCTGTAATCAAGCAATAAATAAACACATGATGTCAAAAACCAGCATTGCACACACTTTCAGACAAAAGAGTGCTTCCAAGAATAAATCTCTAATTAGTTTGTAGCTCCACTGTGTTTTGTAGGACTTCCGCATTGTCCTACATTTTGTTAATAAGCTATTTAACACATTATCATCTGGCATCGCTTCATCACTAAATGGGCTATTACTCATCTCCTCAACAAACCCATTTGTTCCAGTTCCCAGAGGCTTAGCTCCAGGTTCTTCACAAACAAAAAATTTCAATTCTTGTACTCTTTAGCATTCACCAGCTGTTACACGATGTCAATTAGCTCTGGTATCAAACAGTTGAATAAAAATCCTGGCTAAGGAGGAGGTTGCAAGTTGGGAAGGCTGAGTGCAGCGAGAGATGAACAAACATTCTAAGGTGTGCCATGCCAGCAGATTGGAACTGGCTTGTTTCACAATTCCAGACAGCTCATCAAGCAGCCCCCTGACTAAAACAACACCCAGATCTGAACAGTCAGTTGGGCAATGCAAGCTGTGCGTGCTCTCAGCAGCCCAGAAAGCTGTTCACAGACTGGCTACATGTGATGCACTTGAAGTGCTACTatgcaaaacattttgaaagggagagaaGAGGAGGGATTGAAAGAAGGAGGCAGGTGAGAGTGGGGAAGACGGATGAGGTTTCATGACTGAAGGGATCATGGTGCAAGTCAAAGGTGGTAAGACAAGTTGGGGtgtggtcatagaatccctacagtacctaaagaggccattcagcccattgagtttgcaccgATTCTCCAAGGAGTGACCCACCCAGTCCCAAaccccaaccctatccccataactgcAAATTAATTgcagctaatccatctagcctacacaccccTAGACTACAGGGAAATGTAGCATCGCCAACCCAACTAACattcacattgttggactgtgggaggaaaccgtggCATCAGGCAGAAACCCGCAAGGAcatggggagagcatgcaaactccacacagacagttgcccaaggctggaattcaacctggtTCCTTGGTgccgag
Protein-coding sequences here:
- the LOC122559367 gene encoding nuclear transport factor 2-like produces the protein MNDKPIWEQIGSGFVNHYYQVFDADRGQLGSLYIDASCLSWEGQQFQGKTAIVDKLLALPFRKIQHSITAQDHQPTPDSCILNMVVCQLQADEDPVMGLHQIFLLKNINDSWICTNDVFRLALHNYG